DNA from Victivallis lenta:
GCTTCGCGTGGCGCTGCATGTCGAAGGTGCCGCCGCCGGCCATGAGGTCGATGCCGATGCCGACATCCGAGGAGAGGAAGAGCTTGCGGGCCTTCCGGACGGCTTCGGGAGCAGTCGGATCGTTTTCGACGCCGGGCTCCGCGAAACGCTTGGCGATTTCGGGCGTCCACTCTCCGTTGGCCGGGTCGGATTCGAAGAAATGCCGGAATTCGGCCTCGTACCGGTCCGCAATGTATTTGACGATGTCGGAAGTTCCGCCGGGGGAACGGAAATCGAGCTCGATATCGCGGCCGAACCGGTCGCGGTAGTATTGGCGGAACGCCCGGTCGTACTCGTATTTGATCGATTCGTTGTGGGCCGAGATGATCACGAGCTTTTCGGCCGGAGCATCGCTTGGGGCTCCGGAGGCCGGGCGCAGGAAAAACGGGATGGCCAGCAGAACGAAAATCGGCAGCGCGGCAACCAGGATCTTCTTGAGCATGATCGGCCTCTCTTCACCGCATCCGGATCAGGTGGCCGGCCGGAAAATGGAGCAGGTAGTTCCGGCCGGGCGTCCGCTCCGGAGGAGCGCTTTCGATCACGGTGAATTTTTCCCCCGCCGCCTCGAACTCCCACTCACAGCTTTCGCCGGTGAAGCTGCGGCCGGTGAGCCGGGCTTCGATCACATTGTTTCCGGGGGCGTCGGAAAAGCGGATTCGCTCGGGCCGGATCATCGCGGTGACGGTTTCGCCCGGAGCGCCGGAGATCCCGTCGGCGTCGAGCGGTCCGAACGCGGTCTGCCAGCGGCCGGCGGAATCGATTTGCCCGCCGATGAAGTTCGCATCGCCGAGAAAAGAGGCGACGAACTTTTCGCGCGGGGCGTTGTACGCCTTCTCCGGCGTGTCGATCTGGCGGATGACGCCCTGGTCCATGACGGCGAGGCGGTCGGCCATGCTGAGCGCCTCCTTCCGGTCGTGCGTCACATAGATTGCGGTCAGTTTCCTCTCCTTGCAGATGCGGCGGATTTCGCGGCGCATGGTATCGCGCAGCCGGGCGTCGAGGTTCGACAGCGGTTCGTCGAGCAGCAGCAGCGCCGGCTTGACCGCCAGCGCCCGGGCGAGGGCGACGCGCTGCTGCTGGCCGCCGGAGAGCGACGGGATTTTGCGTCCGGCATAGCCGTCCATGCGGACGAGTTCAAGCGCGGTTTGGACCTCGCGTTCGATTTCGGCCTTCTTTTCCCCCGCGGCGCGGAGTCCGAAGGCGACGTTTTCGAAGACGGAGAGATGCGGCCAGAGCGCGTAGTTCTGGAACACCATGGCCGCGCGCCGTTTTTCGGGCGGGAGCCGGGTGATATCGACGTCATTGAAACGGATCGAGCCGGAGTCGGGTTCGACGAGTCCGGCCAGGATGCGCAACAGGGTCGACTTGCCGCAGCCGGAGGGGCCGAGCAGAAAAAACAGTTCACCGGGTTTGATCGCCAGATCGATCGGTTTCAGCACCGGCACGCCCGGCTGATAGGATTTCGTGATTCCCTTGATTTCAACACTGGTCATTTTGTCACTCTTTCCTCCGGGTGCGGGAGCGAGCCGTTCGTCTGCCGAAGCCGGAGATGTTTATACAATATAACCAGTTGGATACAAAAATTCCAGTTGATTTCGCGTTTCGGACGGAATCAAAACCGAAATTTTGTCATAAGAGCCGGTTTCGCCGCGAAAACGCCCGGTGCGCCGGTCCGGACCGGCACGCCGCGGGACAGCCGGGTTATTCCGGTTTTTCGTTTTTCTCGAAATAACGCAGCAGAACGCGTTTGCGGTCGGTATCCTCATCGGCCGGAACCGGATGGGCCCCGTCCGGGCCGACGTGTTCGACGCTCCAGAAGTGGGATTCGCGGAAGGCGTGGTAGCTCCAGTCCCATCCGTATTCTTCGAAAAGCGAAATGACATCCTCGAGCCACCGGGCCGCGCCGGGCGCATAACGGACGGCGGAGAATTCGCCGACATAGATTTCGGCTCCATATTTTTTCTGGAATTCGACCACCGGTTTCATGAGCATTGCGAGTCGTTTGCGGTCCGTATATATGCCGCCGATCACGCCGGGATATCGAGTTCCGATTTTTGAGTTCCAGAACACTCCCTGGTGGGTATACTCGCCAGGGTTGTAGAAGTGGGTCTGGTAGACGATGTTTTTAAGCGGCAGCGGAGTGAAATCAAGGAATCCGTCCGGGCCGCCCCAGTGATTCGGACTGATGATAATCATTCGTTCCGGATCGATTTTGCGGATTTCGCGTGCGGCGTCATATTGAATGGAGAGATAGTCGTGCGGCATATCCAGCGTCTGCATCGGTTCGTTGAAGAGATCGTAACCAGCTATAATCGGATATTTTGAGAAGCGTGCAGCGATTCTTCGCCATGTTTCGAGGTAGGCGCGATAATATTTTTCTTCGGCAAGCGCCCGATTGCCGGCGGCATTTCCGTAGATTGCCGTGGCTTCTTCCCCGGCAGTTCCGAGGGGGCCTGAGCCGTCCAGGCGGCCGCCCGGCAGCAGGTGCATGTCGATGATTACGTTGATTCCATTCCGCTCAAACGCAGGCAGGAGTTTTTCCAGATGGTTTAACTGGCTGTCGATCAGTTTATCGTAGATATCGAGATCGACTGCCTGCGCATTGCTTCCCTTGAGCTGCCAGCGGATGTTGGTCGCTCCCCAGGAGCCGAGATCGTCTACATCCTTTTCGGTCATCTTCAGGGGATCGGGACTCATTACGCCGCGCGTCACCGGGCGGGAGAGGAATTCTTTCGTATATTCGCATTTGAAATTCGGCGGCAGCTTCACCGGAGGTTTCAGGAATCCCCCCTGGCTGATCTGGAAATTCCGGAAGGATGCCTTGCCGCTTGCCTCCTGCAGGCCGGCAACAAGCTCGCCGGAAAGTGCATCCCGAGGTATATTGACTTCAAAATAGGATTTTTTCCAGTCGAAAGTTCCGCGCATGGCAGGAGCCTGCGGGTAAGACATTCCGCTTTCACTTTTGATGATGAGCATATATTTCAGCCCGAAATAATATGCCGGGGCTTTTGAGATTTTCTCTCCCTTGACGAAGGTGGTGAACAGCAGCTTTTTGCCGCGCAGGCGCTTCAGGTCCAGCGATTTCACTGTCACCCAGTGGGAACCTTTCCTGCTGTTCTCCGGAACGGTTACGACGACCGCTTTGCCGGACTCGGTTTCCTCGACCCGGACGAAATCCCGTTTCGGCAGTTCATCGAGATCGATCCGGAGCAGATCGACGAGGGAGGAGTCGGCGTACAGGCATGCCGCTGCGGTCAGCAACAATAATAGAATTGTTTTTTTCATATGGAGTTTTCTATCTGTTGTCGTTATTGAATTTTTATCTGCAGACCGTTCGAGCCGGGGAGAACGCAATATGCGCCCTGATAGTTGGCCAAATCATCATATCGCTGAAAGGTCCGGTGGATCAAATCGCTGAAGTTTTCTTTTGCGGCGGCCGCCGCATGACCGTCGGCGAAAAGGAGATTTCCGCGGCCGCTGTGACACAGACCGAGCTGTCCGAACCGGTAAGTTCCGCAGTCGGCACCGGAAGCAGAGTATTGGATCGTGTCTCCTGCGATGATGAGCTCGCTGGCGCTTTTTATTCTTTTGAAGTTGATCAGCGAATCGCCGCCGGTGAATGGAGAAGTGCCCGTGGCAAGCGGCTTGGGCAGCGTTCGGGCTGTGTTTCCTGCATAGGTGATTACTCCGTAAGGATAACTCCATTCCCAGTTGGCGGCTGGAAGCGCCAGTGCCGGGCAGTACAGAAATGATTTGTTCTTCTGGGGAACGGCGGGTGTGTAACCGTGCGACGCGAGTCCTCCTGCCCAAGTAGTGAGCTTGCCTGATGAATTTTGCAGGGCGGAGCCGAAAAGGTCTTTGTTTGCATCCCGGTAAAATGTGATGATCTGCCCGATCTGCTTGAGATTACCGATACAACTGCTCGCCCGCGCTCTGGTACGCGCCTGATTCAGCGCCGGCAGCAGCATCGAGGCCAGGATCGCGATGATGGCAATAACCACCAGAAGCTCGATCAGTGTGAACGGTTTGCGCATAATACCGGGTATGTGAAACGAAACAGCATTGCCGCCCGGCGAAAAAGCGCGGTATGCGCCGCGCAGCGGATGTGAACGGACTGCACGGTTCGGCGGCAGCCGAAGCGGGCAGCGAGGAGCAGGTGCGACGAAGGTGAACGCAGCGGAGCGAAGGCCCTCTGCCGCAGCCCGCGAAGCGGGCGGTGAAGAGTTGGCCGCCGCAGGCGGACAAGTAAGGAGGACAAAGTCCTCCGCCGCGGGCGGTAAGGGCGCAACCCGCGGGAAATGAAAGCCCGGCACAGAGTAAGAAATGGGGGTGCGGGGGAAATGTATTTCCCCCGCGAATCCCACGGCAATGCAGACGGGCGAGACCAGGAAGAGCAAACAGAACAATTCTGCCGCCAGAGGCCGAATAGATTCATTCAACGAAAAGGAGTTATATCATGACAGACCGTACAAGGAAACTTCACATACCCGGTATTATGCGCAATTGCAGTTATGTAGTGACATATTCGCCGGCAATTCGATCAGCGTGAATTTTCTTCCCATGGGTTTTTCCTTTCAGCTTTGGCTATGGTGGCGGCATAACTTATGTTCCAGAATCCGTTCGAACGGCGGTCGGGCTTCCCTGCATCCGAGAAGCTCCGCCAGCCGGGCGGCGGTCAGCCGGGCGGCCTCCTGCCGCGGCATGGCCAGATAGAAGCAGTCGGGGAAATCCGGGTAGATGCCGTCGTCGATGGCGACCAGCCGGGGAATGGCGTCCGGACGATTGCGGCCGAAGAACTTGTGAATGAATGCAATGTTTTTCGAGTGGGTGATGACGCAGTCATGGTCGCCGCCGCGCAGCAGCGGTTCGAGCTCTCCCGCCGGGACGGACCCGGAGCTCCCGGAGCAGCGGATACGTCCGTCGTTTTCCAGCGCCTGCCGGAAGCCGTCGATGTTGCGCGAGTCGTTGAGCTGGAGCACCCGCGGAGAACGGCGCGCGCCGCAGAGGAGTTCCGCCAGCTCCCGTCCGGCCGCCTCTCCCCGAAAGACCACGCTATCCGTTTCCGGGCAGGGATAGCCGATGTTGACGGCCGGCATCCGGCTTGCGGCGAATGCGGTCAGTTCCGGTTCGACCGAAACGGTGACGAGGGCGTCGATATGCGAGTGGCGAAGTTCGACGTCGAGCTCTTCGACGGTCGTGCAGCCCGCGGTCAGCATATGAACATTGCAGGGGAAGGCACTCAATGCGGACATGAGTTCGGCGATCATTTTCATGAGTGTCGCATCGTAGAAATAGGCGTCCCCCTGATAGAGCTTGATTCCGACCAGCGGCAGCTTGGTTTCCGGGAAGAAATACTGCTTCGGATTCGTGAAAACCCCGACTCCGTGCCGGGAAACCAGATATCCTTCCCGCTCAAGGCGGTCGAATTCCTGCTTGATGGTGGAGGCCCCCAGACCGAATTCGGCGGAGAGGGTCCGCAGGGAGGGCAGCTTCACTTTTTTCCCCTCGCTCTGATAGATGATGTTCATGACGAAATGCCGGATTTTCTGCAGTTCCGGCATCACTTGTTTCGCAGGTCTTTTCATGGCGGCTCTTGTTTTTTTTATGAACAGTTGTGAACAGTTATAATTATGAAGAACTTTTCTGAAAAAAGCAAGAGGCGGAACATAAAAAAAGCAAAAAAATCACCGTTTCGGCTCCGGCAAGGCGGCATCTCCGCCGCCCGGGAGGGCAGGAAGGGGAACCCGCTGAGGGGGCGGAAGAAAACGGCGGCGTGTTTGAAGGGGCCGGCAGAGGCGATCGGACAGCACAGGATCGACGACGCGGCGGAGGAAAGCTGTTTCGCCGGCCGGGCCGGATTTCTCCGGGTTCGTTCCGGCAGCAGCCGTTCCGCGCCGGGAGTGTGGGGGGGGATGCCCGGATACCTCCCCCTCCGCCGCACCGGCAGCGCCGGCGCGGCGGAGAGCCGATGCCGGGCCGCGTTCAGCAGACGGTGCAGCGCAGCGCCCGGATCGTTCCGTCCAGGTCGCGGCACGGTTTTACCGCTGCGACATCGTAGGTCGTGCCGCGCCAGGTCAGCCGGCTCCCCGGCGGGAGCCGGAATCTGCCCGGCAGCAGGAATTCAAACGCGGCTGAGGCGCCGTCCTCCGGCCGGTAGCCGCGACTTTCGATGACGACCGCCGTTGCGCTGCGCTCTTCGTAACGGACCTCGCCATCCGCAAAGCCCGGCTGAAGAATCCGCAGCGTGACCGGTTCGGTACAGCGGAATTCATCCATTGTCCACCTCCTGCCGCAGCGACTGCCAGGATTCGATCTCGCGCCGGATCAGTTCGCGTCGCGCCGGATCGATCTTTCTGACCTTTTCGAGCAGGAAGAGCGCGGTTCGCGCGACTTCGCGGCGGTATTCGATGCCGCCCGAGAAACGCTTGAGTTCGACCAGCGATTCGATGGAGGACTTGAGGTCGGTCACCGCGAATTCGCGGTTGTAGGCGATGCGCGGGACCCGGATGCTGCGGTCGTAGCGGCGCATGAGCTCCCAGCAGTGAAGTTCGGCCTGCTCGAGCTGGTCGACCCGGCTGGCGAGGAATTGCTTGATCTGGTGGTGGTCCCACGCTTTCGCCTCGGCGGTCTGGGCGGCGCGCGAGGGCTGGATCAGCGCCATGCCGACCACGTCGAAAAGCTCGCGTTTCAGCGCGTCGTTCTCAGCCCGGATCGCAGCGGAGTCCGCGCCGGAGGGGGAGATGTAACGGCTGATGCCCTTCTCCTCCGGGCTCTCCCAGATTGCGGCGGAGCGGGCGAGCAGGTGGCTGAACTTCTCCCGGCCGTCCGCGTTTTCTCCTCCGGCCGGGTGTGCGCCGCGGGCGAAGCTGTCGGAGATGACCAGAAGCCCGAACATCTGCTTGACCACATTCATCTGCGCCTCGGACTCGTTGTTCAGAATCGCGTCGGAGATGCGCACGACGTCCTCGAAGTAGTGTCCGCCGTCGATGCCGAACCCGTCCGGTTCGAACGAGAGCAGCGCCGGGACGCAGCCGAGCTTGTGTCCGGCGCGCGAGAGCAGCATGGTCCGCCCGGTCCCGGCCTCCCGCTCGAAGATCATCGTTTCGGTCCGCGTGAAAAGTTTGCGCCGCAGCGCAGGGGAGGGCGGCTGGAACGGGCCGTTGTCGGAAAGAATCCGTTCCTCGAAGATGATCCAGTCGAGCTGCCCGTCCGCGCCGCAGGACCAGTCGGCGACCTCAAGCGGCGACCAGGCGCGGACGGCGGGGCGGATGCGTTCGAGCTTTTTGCGTTCGCAGTCGATTTCTCCCGAGAAGTACGGCATCTCGACCGACAGGGCCGCACCGCCGTAGATGTTGAGCAGGGTCGAGAACTGTCTCATGACCTCATTGGCGCGAAGCCCGGTGCGGGAGAAGTCCTCGACGAGCTCCGGTTCCGCCCCGTCGCGCTGCGGCTCGACCGACAGGATGAACTGCGTGATGAGCCGCGCGAGCTTGCGCGGATAGTTGAAATAATATGCGCGGCGCAACCGCTCCTCGAACTCTGGTTCGACCTCCGACACGTGCCGCACCAGAGCACGGCGGATGTACGCCTCGCCGCCGTAGTAGGCGGCGCGGGAACGTTCCCATACCTCGCGGTTCTCCCGGTGCAGCGCATGGCGCCGCCGGAACAGATAGTCGTAATCCTGCTCCATCCCATATCCTTTCCGTTTGCGCTTCCGGCGTGAATTTCCGGAAGCTGCAAACAGCGGGATATGTCAACTTTTCCGTTCCGTGCGGCTATTCTCCGAACACTTCGGCGCGGAAGGTCTGGAAAACGGTTCCGGGCTGCTGCCAGCCGTTGGCCGGGAGTCCGGCTTTGCGCGAAAGGTATTCGAGCGTGGTCCGCTGGTCCCAACCCTGTTCAAGCGCGACCTGCGGCAGAAACACCGCGCCGCGCGACCCCTGCCGCAGGATGATGCCGTCGACGCCGATCAGAAAGGCCGTCGGGTCTTCGATCGGGCGCGGCGGCGTCAGGATCGACAGTTCGATCAGCGTTTCGCCGAGTTCATCCGGTTCAAGCGGCGGAAAGCGCGGATCGGAGAACGCCGCATTCAGCGCATTGCGCCTGAGATTTTCCCCGAGCGGCTCGAACGCCTCGATGTTGCCGATGCAGCCGCGGAGCCCCCCGGAGCAGTCGTGCAGCGTGACGAAGCAGGCACGTTCGACGGCAAGCTGGGGAATGGCCGGAGCCGCCGGCTGTTCCGCATTGCTGAATTCGCCTGCGATGACTTTACGGACGAACGCGAGCAGCTCGCGCCGTTCCCGAGGAGTGAATTCCGCCGTCATATGCCGTCCTCCCGTCTCTGCTGAATCAGTTCCTGTCGTGATAGATGCGCCATGCGCCGCAGGCGATGAATGCCGCCGTCGGCGCCAGCCCCGCGAACATCGGGTTCAGAATGCCGGCTTTGCCGAGCACGAGAAACACCTGCGCCACGACGATATAGACCACGATGATCACCATTGCCGTGATGATCGCGAGCAGACTGCCGGTCCGCTCGTTCTTGGTCGCCAGCGGGATGCCGAGGAACACCGCCAGAAAGCAGGCCCACGGAAACGCCAGCCGGTAGTAGAACACCGTCATATAGATCGACTTGACCCGCTCCGCCATGTTCGGCGAACGCTGCACCAGGTCCCAGATCACCCAGGTCGGCAGGTCGTCTTTCTCCTTGACGGCGTTCAGGATATCGTTCGTGGCCTCCGGAATTTCGTTCTTCGGAAAGCGCAGCTCCGTCAGCGGAATCTGCTCGTGGATTGCGGAGGTGCCGGTGCTGGCCGAGAAACGCGTGTCATCGTTCCGGTCGTAGGAGATGAAGTTGCCGTTGCGGAAAATCCACGTTTCGTTTTCCGGATCGTACGCGGCTTCGCGGCCGTAGAAGTCGACCTTGCGGCCGACCAGCTCCCGGCGCACCTGCTTCTCCATCTCGGCGCGCGAGAGCGACAGGAGCCGCTCCGCTTTGCCCGGGAAAATTTCGAGGATCATTCTCCGGCGTGCCGCTTCATCCGGCACAAGGACAAGCGAATCGATCATGCCGTCGGTCCAGAAGGTTTTCAGCGTCACGTCGTTCTGGATGTTGCCGGTTGTGAAATTGTTGAACAGCCAGTGACGCTGCTGGTCGTTGCTGCGGTAGGTCAGCAGCCCGCGGACGTACCGCCGCCGCTCCGTCGCGTTGGAACGGATGATTTCAGCCGAACGCTCCGTGAACGGCACCAGCGCCTCGTTGAAGTAGATGTTGATGAAGGTGACTGCGAGCCCGACCACGAAAATCGACCCGCCGCAGCGGAACAGCGACACGCCGGAGGCGCGCATGGCGGTGATTTCCATATTCTTGCCGAAGGTCGCCATGGTCCACATGCAGCCGAGCAGCATCGAAATCGGCAGGATGAAACGGATGTTGCCGGGCTGCTTGTAGGCCAGATAGAGCAGAATGTCGGAGACGGACGCCTTGTTTTCGAGAAAGTCGGAGATGTCCCGGTATACGTCACCCAGGATGAACAGGATGATGAATACGAGCAGGAGCACGCTGTATTTGATCAGGAACTCCCTCAGAATATAGAAATCGAGCCGCGGCAGAGGAAACCACCGGCGCGGCAGCAGAGTCAGGTCTTCGTAACGGGTTTGATGCTTTTTGTCCATAATACTCCCTAATATACACCGGGAACGCAAACAAGGAAAGTTCCGAATTCATATTTTTAAGGAATTGTTGCTTCTGCAAAGGGGCGGAAGGCCGCAAGCAGCGAATCCGGCGTGAGCAGCGGCTCGAGCTTCAGCAGCCTGACCCAGTCCGCTTCGCGCGAAATGGTGACGAGCCCGGCACGGGCGAGCAGATGCCGCAGCACGGTTTTCCGGTCCGGACCCAGCGCTTCCGCCGTCAGCAGGTAATCGAGGTCGAGGTCGAAGATGAACCCCTCCTCCGGCGCGAACTCCGCTTCCGCCAGCCGGGTTGCGAGGAAATCGTCCTCGAAGACGCGCCGGGCCAGCGGTGCGAAGCGGACCGGATCGTTGAGCAGAAGCTGCAGGTCCGGCCAGCTCCGGTCGCAGACCACCCGGATGCGGTCGTTTGCGCAGCCGGGGTGGTCCGCATGGGCGACGATGACCGCCCGGCTGACCACTCCGCCGCGGAGCGCCAGGTCGATATGCTCGTCATGGCGCAGCCGGGAGAGCGCTTCCGTTACGGAGTCGTCGCGGCGAAAATCGAAGGCGGCGACCAGCTCCCGCCGCTCCGGTTCGCTCTTTGCGGCGCGCCCGAAAGCCGGCAGCGTGTCGGTGTGGTGGTCGAAAGTCAGCAGGGACGGCGGAGACGGAAGCGTCCGGCGGTAGCGGGACCACTCCGCAAGGGCCTCGTGATGTTCGTCGACGATCCGGATCAAGATTTCACCTTCCCCTGGCCGGCAGGCAGGAAGAGGTAGAACGTCGTTCCCTCACCCGGCGCGCTTTCGAGCTGAATCCAGCCCTGATGATTCGTGACGGTTCCGTAGACCATGGCCAGCCCCATGCCGGTTCCCTTGCCGACCGGCTTGGTGGTGAAGAACGGCTCGAACAGCTTCCGCTGCGTCGCTTCGGTCATGCCGCAGCCGTTGTCGGAGACGCGGATGAAGAGGTAGTCGGCGGGATTGATGCCGGCCCGTTCCGGCGGCGGCTCAAGCGGAACCGGCGAGGCGTCGGCCGGCCCGGCCGTGATGGTCAGAATCTGTTCGCCCTTGTTGTTCGCCATCGCGTCGATCGCGTTGATCATCAGATTCAGCATGACCTGCTGGAGCTGGAGCGAATCGGCGCGGACCGGTTTCAAATCGTCCGGCACGTCGACCGAAACCGAGAGGTCGCGCTGCTTGCGCGGCCCGAGCAGCCCGAGGCTGTTTTCGAGGAGCTGCCGCAGGTCGAGGTCGGTGACCTGGTATTTCCCTTTCCGCGCGAAACCGAGCAACTGGCTGGTCAGGTGCCCGGCCTGTTCGGCGATGGTCGAGATTTTTTCCAGATGGTTCAGCACTTCGGGATCATCCGGCTGGTGCAGATAATTGATGACGTCGATGTGTCCGAGGATCGCATGAATATAGTTGTTGAAGTCGTGTGCGATGCCTCCGGCGAGCATGCCGAGCGCTTCGATGCGCTGCGAATGCACGAGCTGTTCGGCCAGCCGCGCCTTCTCTTCGGCGAGCTTGCTCTCTTCGGTGACGTCGCGGCCGATCAGGACCAGCAGCAGCTGCCCGCGAATCCGCATCGGCGAAAGCGAGCAGCTGAGGAGCTTGCTCTCCGGCGATTTCTCGTCCAGCCGGCACTGGAACCGCACCGGGCCGTCGAGTTCCGCGCCGAGCGTCAGGCCGGGCCGGTCGAGGACGCGCATGCGCGGAAAGAGCCGCCGGTTGGTCAGCTCGCCCGGATTCGCGCTGCCGAGCAGCCGGGCCGCGGAGAAATTCGCGTCGATGATCCGCCCGTCGCTGGTCAGCATGACGATCATCTCGCCGGCGTTCTCGAGCACGAGGCGGTAGCGGTCGGTCCACTCCCGCAGGTTCGCTTCGAGCTCTTTCGAACGGCTGTAGCTGCCGACGAAGGCGAACAGGATGTCCAGCGGACTTTTGCCGCCGGAACGGATGTCCACTTCGATTTTTGCAAGATAGATTCCGAGCATGACTGCCAGCCAGAACCCGGCGATCAGCCGCGCGATGAAATTGCCGTTGAAGAACGAGGCGGGCAGCCCGTAGATGAGCGCGATGATCTGGCTCAGCAGCGCGCCGAGCAGCAGCGCGGTCAGCAGCGCACCGAGAATGCAGAAGAAGCGCCCGAGGCCGAAGTTTTTGAAACGGGTATAGGCGATCGGCAGCACCAGGAAGTCGAAGAGGTGCGAAAGCGCCACGAGGTTCATCGAATTGCGGCTGCCGCCGAGCAGATTGTCCAGCGTGACGGCTTCGGTTCCGCTGGTCAGCGAGAAGCCGTACCAGTTGCATTGCAGCCGGGTCAGTTCGCCGAGATACAGGTAAAGCCCGAACAGCACGGCCGCGCCGATGATGATCCGCTGCGCCGCCAGCGTTCCCTCCGTAATGTACACCATGAGGTAGGCGGTCAGGATCGGCAGGAAGATCACGATGCGGCCGACCTCGAAATCGATGGTGCCGAAGAGGACCGTGCGGATTTCGGCAGCACTGACGAAGTGCGAGAAGAGGAACAACAGCCCGAGGGCCATGTAGAAGGGCGCTTTGCCGATGGCGCGCCGCTGGCTGTACAGCATGCCGAGGCCGACGAAAATGAAGGTCATTTCGAGAAAGGTCAGCAGCAGCGCGTGGAAATGTTCCATTCTTTATCCCTCAGTCGTTGGTTTCCCGTTCCTGCGGCGGATTCATCCGCTGTGCCTGCTTCAGCCGGATCTCCCGCAGGTGGCGCCTTCTGCCGTACCGGTGCAGCTGCCAGGTGTTCCAGCCGTTGTGCCAGAGCACGTAGAAGGTCGGGCCGAGTGCCACGAGCGGGTTCGCGTTGGCCAGCGCGAGATAGATGGTCAGCGTCGTGTTTTTCTGGCCCAGCACCTGACTCGACTCCCGGCGGAATTTCTTCCCGCCGAGGAACTGCCCGAACCAGAAGTTGAAAGCGCAGATCGCCAGCGAAATTGCCGCGATTTCGAGCAGTACGGTTTTGGGCAGGTGGCTCTGGCCGTGCAGGAACGCCGAAGCATTTGCGATGATCAGGAAGATCGCTCCGACCCAGAGGAAGAATGAGAAATTCTTGAGTTTTTTCGGCAGCTCCGTCGCTTTTTTACAGAAGAGCCGGATCGGAACCGCCGCCGCCAGCGGAATTCCGATGACGACGAGCAGACTCCGGATGACGTCCGCAAAAACGGTCGGCGCCGGATTGCCGA
Protein-coding regions in this window:
- a CDS encoding sensor histidine kinase, whose translation is MEHFHALLLTFLEMTFIFVGLGMLYSQRRAIGKAPFYMALGLLFLFSHFVSAAEIRTVLFGTIDFEVGRIVIFLPILTAYLMVYITEGTLAAQRIIIGAAVLFGLYLYLGELTRLQCNWYGFSLTSGTEAVTLDNLLGGSRNSMNLVALSHLFDFLVLPIAYTRFKNFGLGRFFCILGALLTALLLGALLSQIIALIYGLPASFFNGNFIARLIAGFWLAVMLGIYLAKIEVDIRSGGKSPLDILFAFVGSYSRSKELEANLREWTDRYRLVLENAGEMIVMLTSDGRIIDANFSAARLLGSANPGELTNRRLFPRMRVLDRPGLTLGAELDGPVRFQCRLDEKSPESKLLSCSLSPMRIRGQLLLVLIGRDVTEESKLAEEKARLAEQLVHSQRIEALGMLAGGIAHDFNNYIHAILGHIDVINYLHQPDDPEVLNHLEKISTIAEQAGHLTSQLLGFARKGKYQVTDLDLRQLLENSLGLLGPRKQRDLSVSVDVPDDLKPVRADSLQLQQVMLNLMINAIDAMANNKGEQILTITAGPADASPVPLEPPPERAGINPADYLFIRVSDNGCGMTEATQRKLFEPFFTTKPVGKGTGMGLAMVYGTVTNHQGWIQLESAPGEGTTFYLFLPAGQGKVKS
- a CDS encoding bile acid:sodium symporter family protein, yielding MMQHLRTSAMIAAFVLGYLCPWASALNGLIRWLIVIMMFLVFLQVRVSWRTLRLGHLNILLANIGIGMGSWFLCRIFGSSELAMAAFFTGITPTATAAAVIVHLLGGRVEYAVSAFLTTNLGMALLLPFLIPVAIGNPAPTVFADVIRSLLVVIGIPLAAAVPIRLFCKKATELPKKLKNFSFFLWVGAIFLIIANASAFLHGQSHLPKTVLLEIAAISLAICAFNFWFGQFLGGKKFRRESSQVLGQKNTTLTIYLALANANPLVALGPTFYVLWHNGWNTWQLHRYGRRRHLREIRLKQAQRMNPPQERETND